In Serratia marcescens subsp. marcescens ATCC 13880, a single genomic region encodes these proteins:
- a CDS encoding branched-chain amino acid ABC transporter permease, with the protein MDTLVQQTVNGLMLGSIYALIALGYTMVYGILRIINFAHGDVLMVGALSALSAIGVLQHHFSALPSYATLLLAALFAMAICAITSMAIERLAYRRLRNAPRLAPLISGIGVSLLLQTLAMLIWSRNPLMFPQLLPMAPIALTAGSAEHAPAVITGTAIVTLAVAVAVMAGLWLLVEHSRFGRAMRATAENPQVAGLMGISPDRIIVLTFALGGALAAVAGIMMASNYGNAGFSMGFLPGIKAFTAAVLGGIGNLRGAMLGGLLLGLFESLGTGYLGELTGGVFGSNYQDVFAFLVLIAVLVFRPSGLLGERIATRA; encoded by the coding sequence ATGGATACGCTGGTACAGCAAACCGTCAACGGTTTGATGCTCGGCAGCATTTATGCGCTGATCGCGCTCGGCTACACCATGGTGTACGGCATCCTGCGCATCATCAACTTCGCGCACGGCGACGTGCTGATGGTCGGGGCGCTGAGCGCGCTGTCGGCGATCGGGGTGTTGCAGCACCACTTTTCCGCTTTACCGTCCTACGCCACGCTGCTGCTGGCGGCCCTGTTCGCCATGGCTATCTGCGCCATCACCTCAATGGCGATCGAGCGCCTGGCCTATCGCCGGCTGCGTAATGCGCCGCGCCTGGCCCCGCTGATCAGCGGCATCGGCGTGTCACTGCTGCTGCAAACCCTGGCGATGCTGATCTGGTCACGCAATCCCCTGATGTTTCCGCAGCTGTTGCCGATGGCGCCCATCGCCCTGACCGCAGGCAGCGCCGAACATGCGCCGGCGGTGATCACCGGCACGGCGATCGTCACGCTGGCGGTGGCCGTGGCGGTGATGGCCGGCCTCTGGCTGCTGGTCGAACACAGCCGTTTCGGCCGCGCCATGCGCGCCACGGCGGAAAACCCGCAGGTCGCCGGCCTGATGGGCATCAGTCCTGACCGCATCATCGTTCTGACCTTCGCGCTCGGCGGCGCGTTGGCGGCGGTGGCCGGCATCATGATGGCCAGCAACTACGGCAACGCCGGTTTCTCGATGGGCTTTCTGCCGGGCATCAAGGCGTTTACCGCCGCCGTGCTCGGCGGCATCGGCAACCTGCGCGGCGCGATGCTTGGCGGTTTGCTGCTGGGTCTGTTCGAATCGCTGGGCACCGGCTATCTCGGCGAGCTGACCGGCGGCGTGTTCGGCAGCAACTACCAGGACGTGTTCGCGTTTCTGGTGCTGATCGCCGTGCTGGTCTTCCGCCCCTCCGGGCTTTTGGGCGAACGCATCGCCACGCGCGCATAA
- a CDS encoding branched-chain amino acid ABC transporter permease, producing MTVLTPPVPLTTPRRAGLGLTLFILALLLAPWVAGAAGGNYWVRVVDFALLYLMLALGLNIVVGMTGLLDMGFIAFYAVGAYLAALLSSPHLTQQFPLLLQWFPDGLHLPMLWLIPLAALLAAVCGILLGAPTLRLRGDYLAIVTLGFGEIVRILMRNLDRPVNLTNGPKGISGIDPVSLFGLRFSGMHEWFGVRFSGLYLYYYLFAALLLAILFISLRLQNSRIGRAWTAIREDEDAARAMGINTRNFKLLAFAIGATFGGVAGALFAAFQGFVSPESFTLQESIAVLAMVVLGGMGHIPGVILGALLLAALPELLRSSMGPLQQALFGQVLIDPEIIRQLFYGLALILVMLYRPAGLWPARHAGRTAA from the coding sequence ATGACCGTTTTGACTCCCCCCGTTCCTCTGACCACGCCGCGTCGCGCCGGGCTGGGGCTGACGCTGTTCATTCTCGCCCTGCTGCTTGCGCCTTGGGTGGCGGGCGCCGCCGGCGGCAACTACTGGGTGCGGGTCGTCGACTTCGCCCTGCTGTATCTGATGCTGGCGCTCGGGCTGAACATCGTGGTGGGCATGACCGGGTTGCTGGACATGGGCTTTATCGCCTTTTACGCGGTCGGCGCCTATCTCGCCGCGCTGCTGTCGTCACCGCATCTGACGCAGCAGTTCCCGCTGCTGCTGCAGTGGTTCCCCGACGGGCTGCATCTGCCGATGCTGTGGCTGATCCCGCTGGCGGCGCTGCTGGCGGCGGTATGCGGCATCCTGCTCGGCGCGCCGACGCTGCGGCTGCGCGGCGACTATCTGGCGATCGTCACGTTGGGATTCGGCGAGATCGTGCGCATTTTGATGCGCAACCTCGATCGTCCGGTCAATCTCACCAACGGCCCCAAAGGCATTTCCGGCATTGACCCGGTCAGCCTGTTCGGCCTGAGGTTTTCCGGCATGCACGAGTGGTTCGGCGTGCGTTTTTCCGGCCTGTACCTCTATTACTATCTGTTCGCCGCGCTGCTGCTGGCGATCCTGTTCATCAGCCTGCGGTTGCAAAACTCGCGCATCGGCCGTGCGTGGACAGCGATCCGCGAAGATGAGGACGCCGCGCGGGCGATGGGCATCAACACCCGCAACTTCAAGCTGCTGGCCTTCGCCATCGGCGCCACCTTCGGCGGTGTGGCCGGCGCGTTGTTCGCCGCGTTTCAGGGCTTCGTGTCGCCGGAATCGTTCACCCTGCAGGAATCGATCGCCGTACTGGCGATGGTGGTGCTCGGCGGCATGGGGCACATCCCCGGCGTGATCCTGGGCGCGCTGCTGCTGGCCGCCCTGCCGGAGCTGCTGCGCAGCAGCATGGGACCGCTGCAGCAGGCGCTGTTCGGCCAGGTGCTGATCGATCCGGAAATCATCCGCCAACTGTTTTACGGCCTGGCGCTGATCCTGGTGATGCTCTATCGCCCGGCGGGCCTGTGGCCGGCTCGCCATGCCGGGAGGACCGCCGCATGA
- a CDS encoding ABC transporter ATP-binding protein, whose amino-acid sequence MTPLLALNHVSKRFGGLTAVDDVSMSIRQGEIYGLIGPNGAGKTTCFNLITGLYRADEGEFSLLGQRYKPQAIDKVAQAGIARTFQNLRLFNEMSVLENVMVGCHVRTRNGLWAAIARHRRAKAEEQAVRDKSHALLEYVGISQFAHYRAGDLAYGHQRRLEIARALATEPRLLALDEPAAGMNAGEKVALRELLLRIRDSGKTLLLIEHDVKLVMGLCDRLTVLDYGKAIAEGEPAQVRREPAVIQAYLGGGAHV is encoded by the coding sequence ATGACGCCGCTGCTTGCTTTAAATCACGTCAGCAAACGCTTCGGCGGCCTGACGGCGGTGGATGACGTCAGCATGAGCATCCGCCAAGGGGAAATCTACGGCCTGATCGGGCCGAACGGCGCCGGCAAAACCACCTGCTTCAACCTGATCACCGGCCTGTATCGCGCCGATGAAGGCGAGTTCAGCCTGTTGGGCCAGCGCTATAAACCCCAGGCGATCGACAAAGTGGCGCAGGCCGGCATTGCCCGCACCTTCCAGAACCTGCGGTTGTTCAACGAAATGAGCGTGCTGGAAAATGTGATGGTCGGCTGCCACGTGCGCACCCGCAACGGCCTGTGGGCAGCGATCGCTCGCCACCGGCGCGCCAAGGCAGAGGAACAGGCGGTGCGCGATAAATCCCATGCGCTGCTGGAGTACGTCGGCATCAGCCAATTCGCCCATTACCGCGCCGGCGATCTCGCCTATGGCCACCAACGCCGCCTGGAGATTGCCCGCGCGCTGGCGACCGAACCCCGGTTGCTGGCGCTGGACGAGCCGGCGGCCGGCATGAACGCCGGTGAAAAAGTAGCGCTGCGCGAGCTGCTGCTGCGCATCCGCGACAGCGGCAAAACGCTGCTGCTGATCGAACACGACGTCAAGCTGGTGATGGGCCTGTGCGATCGCCTGACGGTGCTGGACTACGGCAAAGCGATCGCCGAAGGCGAACCGGCGCAGGTGCGGCGCGAACCGGCGGTCATTCAGGCCTATCTGGGAGGCGGCGCGCATGTCTGA
- a CDS encoding ABC transporter ATP-binding protein: protein MSEALLSVKHLKVSYGGIHAVKGIDFTVNAGEQVTLIGANGAGKTSSLRALTGLQPFEGDILFDGCSIRGAPPHRLLQRGLVMVPEGRGIFTRLTVRENLQLGAYARRDKSAVRQDFERVCAIFPRLSERLHQPAGLLSGGEQQMVAMGRALLSRPRLLILDEPSMGLAPIVVEAIFTVIKQLARDGVTLLLVEQNARLALESTDRAYVLDSGSLSHSGRSAEMLDDEKIKQIYLGE, encoded by the coding sequence ATGTCTGAAGCCCTGCTGAGCGTTAAACATCTCAAAGTGTCTTATGGCGGCATTCATGCGGTCAAAGGCATCGATTTCACGGTGAACGCCGGCGAACAGGTGACGCTGATCGGCGCCAATGGCGCGGGCAAGACCTCCAGCCTGCGAGCGCTGACCGGCCTGCAGCCGTTCGAAGGCGACATCCTGTTCGACGGTTGCTCGATTCGCGGCGCGCCGCCGCACCGGTTGCTGCAACGGGGGCTGGTGATGGTGCCGGAGGGACGCGGCATTTTCACCCGTTTGACGGTGCGGGAAAACCTGCAGCTCGGCGCCTATGCGCGGCGTGACAAATCGGCGGTGCGGCAAGATTTCGAACGGGTGTGTGCCATCTTCCCGCGGCTGAGCGAGCGCCTGCACCAACCGGCCGGGCTGCTTTCGGGCGGTGAACAGCAGATGGTGGCGATGGGCCGCGCGCTGCTCAGCCGCCCGCGGCTGCTGATATTGGACGAACCCTCGATGGGGCTGGCGCCGATTGTGGTGGAAGCTATTTTCACGGTCATCAAGCAGTTAGCCCGTGACGGCGTCACGCTGCTATTGGTCGAGCAGAACGCGCGCCTGGCGCTGGAGTCCACCGATCGCGCCTACGTGTTGGACAGCGGCAGCCTGAGCCACAGCGGCCGTTCCGCCGAGATGCTGGACGATGAAAAAATCAAACAGATCTATTTGGGTGAATAA
- a CDS encoding branched-chain amino acid ABC transporter substrate-binding protein, with amino-acid sequence MTMILSLPALAADTVLIGLAGPLTGPSARIGKDLENGAQLAIADANAQKPTLNGKPVTFKLVSEDDQSDPRTAVAVAQRLVDEGVAGVVGHWNTGTSIPAARIYHDAGIAQVAPVATGHGYTQQGFDTSFRVMGHDDDGGNYAGQYAVKTLKAQRIAVIDDRTAFGQGLADEFIKSLQAQGVQPVAREYVDDKTVDFSAVLTTVRSKNADLIFFGGVDSQAAPLARKLKQLGMNAQLMGAGGFVSQTFLTLAQQEGEGVVALEPGLPLEQMPGGKAFEQAYRDRYHTHIELHAPFAYDATRVLIAAIEQAGSANPADYLPKLRAIHYQGVTGAIAFDAQGNLQQPSFTLYRVVDGKWQPQTVLGGAKPQ; translated from the coding sequence ATGACAATGATTCTTAGCCTCCCGGCGCTGGCGGCCGACACCGTGCTGATCGGCCTGGCCGGGCCGCTGACCGGCCCTTCCGCGCGCATCGGCAAAGATCTCGAAAACGGCGCGCAACTGGCGATCGCCGACGCTAACGCGCAGAAACCGACGCTGAACGGCAAACCGGTCACCTTCAAACTGGTGTCCGAGGACGACCAGTCCGACCCGCGCACCGCCGTGGCCGTGGCGCAACGTTTGGTCGACGAAGGCGTCGCCGGGGTGGTCGGCCACTGGAACACCGGCACCAGCATCCCGGCGGCGCGCATCTATCACGACGCCGGCATCGCCCAGGTGGCGCCGGTCGCCACCGGTCACGGCTATACGCAACAGGGTTTTGACACCAGCTTTCGCGTGATGGGCCACGACGACGACGGCGGCAACTATGCCGGGCAATATGCGGTGAAAACGCTGAAAGCCCAGCGCATCGCGGTGATCGACGATCGCACCGCTTTCGGCCAGGGGCTGGCGGACGAGTTCATCAAATCGCTGCAGGCCCAGGGCGTGCAGCCGGTCGCCCGCGAGTATGTGGATGACAAGACCGTCGATTTCAGCGCCGTACTGACCACCGTGCGCAGCAAAAACGCCGATCTGATCTTCTTCGGCGGCGTAGATTCCCAGGCGGCGCCGCTGGCGCGCAAACTGAAGCAGCTGGGCATGAACGCGCAGCTGATGGGCGCCGGCGGCTTTGTCAGCCAAACCTTCCTGACGCTGGCGCAGCAAGAAGGCGAAGGCGTCGTCGCGTTGGAGCCGGGGCTGCCGCTGGAACAGATGCCGGGCGGCAAGGCGTTTGAGCAAGCCTACCGCGATCGTTACCACACTCACATCGAACTGCATGCGCCCTTCGCCTACGACGCCACCCGGGTGCTGATCGCCGCCATCGAACAGGCCGGCTCGGCCAACCCGGCCGATTATCTGCCGAAACTGCGCGCCATACATTATCAGGGCGTGACCGGCGCCATTGCCTTCGATGCGCAGGGCAACCTGCAACAGCCGAGCTTCACCCTGTACCGGGTAGTCGACGGCAAATGGCAGCCGCAAACCGTGTTGGGCGGCGCCAAACCACAATAA
- a CDS encoding L-2-amino-thiazoline-4-carboxylic acid hydrolase, giving the protein MSCANNELGILARRKIEAEIIKPIYQILVREIGKTRAQAVIGEAIENAAIAAGKQFAAQEPNGADLRSFAALQYLWEKDDALRVEVINQDEQHFDYNVTRCRYAEMYHEMGLGDIGHLLSCARDSQFIVGYAPDVELQRTQTIMSGAPCCDFRYAAKTPGEKQ; this is encoded by the coding sequence ATGAGCTGTGCAAATAACGAATTGGGCATTTTGGCCCGCAGAAAGATCGAGGCGGAAATCATCAAACCGATCTACCAGATTCTGGTGCGTGAAATCGGCAAGACGCGCGCTCAGGCAGTGATCGGCGAAGCCATCGAGAATGCCGCCATCGCGGCGGGCAAACAGTTCGCCGCTCAGGAACCGAACGGCGCGGATCTGCGCAGCTTCGCCGCCTTGCAGTACCTGTGGGAAAAAGACGATGCGTTGCGCGTCGAGGTGATCAATCAGGACGAACAGCACTTCGACTATAACGTCACCCGCTGCCGCTACGCCGAGATGTATCATGAGATGGGGCTGGGAGACATCGGCCACCTGCTCTCCTGCGCTCGCGACAGCCAGTTTATCGTCGGCTATGCGCCTGACGTTGAACTGCAGCGCACCCAGACCATCATGTCCGGCGCTCCCTGCTGCGATTTCCGTTACGCCGCCAAAACGCCGGGAGAAAAGCAATGA
- a CDS encoding Zn-dependent hydrolase: protein MTHRVNGERLWQSLQAMAQFGAIADNGVTRLALSEEDRQARDQLRRWALEAGCSVRVDRMGNMFLRREGARPELAPVVTGSHGDSQPRGGRFDGIYGVLAGLEVIRSLNDRQIVTERAIEVINWTNEEGARFAPAMIASGVFAGVFDLEYGLTRRDEHGVSLGEALERIGYAGEYPVGGTPIHAAFELHIEQGPILEAEHLDIGVVTAAQGQRWYELEVVGFSAHAGTTPMDRRRDALLGFAALVTAVNRIGWDFAPDARATVGMAQITPNSRNVVPGRVFFSVEFRHPEESILEQMEQRLRAAVNAVNGGGLTARAERIFQYPPIAFDRGCIDSVRQAAQALGYRHRDMISGAGHDACYLNRVAPTAMIFIPCVDGISHNEREDITPAWAAAGADVLLNALLAHAGA from the coding sequence ATGACGCATCGGGTCAACGGCGAGCGCCTGTGGCAAAGCCTGCAGGCGATGGCGCAGTTCGGCGCCATCGCTGACAACGGCGTTACCCGCCTGGCGCTCAGCGAAGAGGATCGTCAGGCGCGCGACCAGCTGCGCCGGTGGGCGCTGGAGGCCGGTTGCAGCGTGCGCGTCGATCGGATGGGCAACATGTTCCTGCGCCGTGAAGGCGCGCGGCCCGAGCTGGCGCCGGTTGTCACCGGTTCTCACGGCGACTCGCAACCCCGCGGCGGCCGTTTCGACGGCATCTACGGCGTGCTGGCCGGATTGGAGGTTATTCGCAGCCTTAACGATCGGCAGATCGTCACCGAACGCGCGATTGAAGTGATCAACTGGACCAACGAAGAAGGCGCCCGCTTTGCGCCGGCGATGATCGCCTCCGGCGTGTTCGCCGGGGTATTCGACCTGGAATACGGTCTGACGCGCCGCGACGAGCACGGCGTCAGCCTCGGCGAGGCGCTGGAGCGCATCGGCTACGCCGGCGAGTATCCGGTGGGCGGCACGCCGATCCATGCCGCCTTCGAGTTGCACATCGAACAGGGGCCGATTCTGGAAGCGGAGCATCTCGACATCGGCGTGGTGACCGCCGCACAAGGGCAGCGCTGGTATGAACTGGAGGTCGTCGGCTTCAGCGCCCATGCCGGCACCACGCCGATGGACCGCCGCCGCGACGCCCTGCTGGGCTTTGCGGCGCTGGTCACGGCGGTCAACCGCATCGGTTGGGATTTCGCGCCCGACGCGCGCGCCACGGTGGGCATGGCGCAAATTACCCCCAATTCACGCAACGTGGTGCCGGGGCGCGTCTTTTTCAGCGTCGAATTCCGCCATCCAGAGGAGTCAATTCTGGAGCAGATGGAGCAGCGCCTGCGGGCGGCGGTGAACGCCGTCAACGGCGGCGGCCTGACCGCGCGCGCCGAGCGCATCTTCCAGTATCCCCCGATCGCTTTTGATCGAGGCTGCATCGACAGCGTACGTCAAGCCGCGCAAGCGTTGGGCTATCGCCATCGCGACATGATTTCCGGCGCCGGCCACGATGCCTGTTACCTTAACCGCGTCGCCCCGACCGCCATGATTTTCATTCCCTGCGTGGACGGCATCAGCCACAACGAGCGGGAAGATATCACCCCCGCCTGGGCCGCCGCCGGCGCTGACGTATTGCTGAACGCGCTGCTGGCGCACGCCGGCGCCTGA
- a CDS encoding ArsR/SmtB family transcription factor: MVELSSSQLDAIFHALADPTRRSMLRALAGGERSIGELAAPLQMSFAGASKHVKALEHAGLVQRTVQGRNHICRLEPEPMAQAMHWLQTYEHFWTERLDALEQALLQPEQLPPKE; encoded by the coding sequence ATGGTTGAATTATCTTCCTCACAGCTGGACGCCATTTTTCATGCGCTAGCCGACCCGACCCGCCGTTCGATGTTACGCGCGCTGGCCGGCGGTGAGCGCAGCATCGGCGAACTGGCCGCGCCGTTGCAGATGTCGTTCGCCGGCGCCTCCAAGCACGTGAAAGCACTGGAACATGCGGGCCTGGTGCAACGCACCGTGCAAGGAAGAAACCATATCTGCCGGCTCGAACCCGAGCCTATGGCGCAGGCCATGCACTGGCTGCAAACCTATGAACATTTCTGGACTGAACGGCTGGATGCGCTCGAACAGGCGCTGCTGCAGCCCGAACAGCTTCCTCCCAAGGAGTGA
- a CDS encoding SRPBCC family protein — MNDYGMIIEPGTLRIQRLLPGPIERVWAYLTESDKRATWLAAGAMKLENGAPLELEFRNSDLAGEHEQPPAKYKQHGGCVSNRGHITCLFPPRLLSFTWAEQDQGRPSEVTFELTEQGNAVLLTVTHRRLANRDEMLSVAGGWHTHLDILLDRLHDRAPQPFWSTHARLEEEYRARL, encoded by the coding sequence ATGAATGATTACGGCATGATTATCGAACCCGGCACGCTGCGCATCCAGCGGCTGCTGCCCGGCCCCATCGAGCGGGTGTGGGCTTACCTGACCGAATCCGACAAGCGCGCCACCTGGCTGGCGGCCGGCGCCATGAAGTTGGAAAACGGCGCGCCGCTGGAGCTGGAGTTTCGCAACTCCGATCTGGCGGGCGAGCACGAGCAACCGCCGGCCAAGTACAAGCAGCACGGCGGCTGCGTCAGCAACCGCGGCCACATCACCTGCCTGTTCCCGCCGCGCCTGCTGAGCTTTACCTGGGCCGAACAGGATCAGGGGCGCCCTTCCGAAGTGACCTTCGAGCTGACGGAACAGGGAAACGCGGTGCTGCTGACGGTCACCCACCGGCGCTTGGCCAACCGCGACGAGATGCTCAGCGTCGCCGGCGGCTGGCACACCCATCTGGATATCCTGCTGGATCGTCTGCACGATCGGGCGCCGCAGCCGTTCTGGAGCACCCATGCCCGGCTGGAAGAAGAGTACCGCGCCCGCCTGTAA
- a CDS encoding transporter, with translation MVQRLAEKMHKLDFDDEVTGLIYGHVFRSGEPPARLNSQQVCQAYQALPSGDGFVWLHLNLNHAAAEKWLKNHFAISDFFFHEIRHGSHTTRIERQGDDLFAVLNDVIFHPEDSNPETATLWLYCCRGLVVTVRHKPVRLIERLLGRLTALELASSTELLAHLLEEQEDVLEQVVRQANQYVDAIEDRLLTRRVKRNRAELGRMRRMLLRFQRLLAPEPAALFRLLNRPPAWLSRKVVQDLRQFTEEFTVVLNDLASLTERIRLLQEELGAKLMEQNNRTLYTLTVITVLALPINIVAGFFGMNVGGIPLASNHHGFILLVLLVGSFTLIAGYLAFRRRDES, from the coding sequence ATGGTGCAACGGTTAGCGGAAAAGATGCACAAGCTTGATTTCGATGATGAAGTGACCGGGCTGATCTACGGCCATGTGTTTCGTTCCGGTGAGCCGCCGGCGCGCCTGAACTCGCAACAGGTCTGCCAGGCTTACCAGGCTTTGCCGTCCGGCGACGGCTTTGTCTGGCTGCACCTCAATCTCAACCACGCGGCGGCGGAGAAGTGGCTGAAAAACCATTTCGCCATTTCCGATTTTTTCTTCCATGAAATTCGGCATGGTTCCCACACGACGCGCATCGAGCGCCAGGGCGACGATCTGTTCGCGGTGCTCAACGACGTGATTTTCCACCCTGAGGACAGCAACCCGGAAACGGCGACGCTGTGGCTCTATTGCTGCCGTGGGCTGGTGGTCACCGTGCGTCACAAACCGGTGCGATTGATTGAACGGCTGCTTGGTCGCCTGACGGCGCTGGAGCTGGCGTCGTCTACCGAGCTGCTGGCGCACCTGCTGGAAGAGCAGGAGGACGTGCTGGAACAGGTGGTGCGGCAGGCTAACCAGTATGTTGATGCCATCGAGGATCGCTTGCTGACCCGCCGCGTCAAACGCAATCGCGCCGAGCTGGGGCGCATGCGCCGCATGTTATTGCGCTTTCAGCGCCTGTTGGCGCCGGAACCGGCCGCGCTGTTTCGGCTGTTGAACCGGCCGCCGGCCTGGCTGAGCCGCAAGGTGGTGCAAGATCTGCGGCAGTTTACCGAAGAGTTCACCGTGGTGTTGAACGATCTCGCCAGCCTGACCGAACGCATCCGGCTATTGCAGGAAGAGCTGGGCGCCAAGCTGATGGAGCAGAATAACCGCACGCTCTACACCCTGACGGTGATCACCGTGCTGGCGTTGCCGATCAACATCGTCGCCGGTTTCTTCGGCATGAACGTCGGGGGGATACCGCTGGCCAGCAATCACCACGGTTTTATCCTGCTGGTGTTGCTGGTCGGCAGTTTTACGCTGATCGCCGGTTATCTGGCGTTCAGGCGCCGGGACGAGTCGTAA
- a CDS encoding inorganic phosphate transporter has translation MSDNSAVQTGVPAASSLPKLHQKNSRLTVLFFVFLLILGIAFAGVNLFNDVSDAGAVYTSYIPFLLLGLALLIALGFEFVNGFHDTANAVATVIYTHSLSPMVAVVWSGFFNFLGVLLSSGVVAFGIISLLPVELILQAGTGNGFAMVYALLFSAIIWNLGTWWLGLPASSSHTLIGSIIGVGVANALIHGRTGTSGVDWGQAIKVGYALLLSPVIGFVFAGLLLLALKLFVKNRQLYSAPKDNSPPPLWIRGLLILTCTGVSFAHGSNDGQKGMGLIMLILVGTMPIAYALNRSMPPEQIPRVAALAEVTKNELLRQFPAGRQTPPREVLTGYVRTSELTPEVVPALAQLAGAIGDQIRQYGSVDKIPAQAVSNTRNDMYLASETIKHLKAERQLQINSDAQRNLDALKGELDNATRFIPFWVKVVVAIALGLGTMVGWRRIVVTVGEKIGKSHLTYAQGASAELVAMTTIGAADAFGLPVSTTHVLSSGIAGTMAANRSGLQMATLRNLLMAWVLTLPASVLLSAVLYWIFNHF, from the coding sequence ATGAGCGATAACAGCGCCGTTCAAACGGGTGTGCCGGCCGCATCCAGCCTGCCCAAGCTGCATCAAAAGAACAGTCGACTCACTGTTCTTTTTTTTGTGTTCTTATTAATTCTGGGGATCGCGTTTGCCGGGGTGAACTTGTTTAACGACGTCAGCGACGCCGGCGCCGTCTATACCAGTTACATTCCGTTTTTATTATTGGGGCTGGCGCTGCTGATCGCGCTGGGCTTTGAATTCGTCAACGGCTTCCACGATACCGCCAATGCGGTCGCGACGGTGATTTACACCCACTCGCTGTCGCCGATGGTCGCCGTGGTGTGGTCCGGTTTCTTCAACTTTCTCGGCGTGTTGCTCTCCAGCGGCGTGGTGGCCTTCGGCATCATTTCGCTGCTGCCGGTTGAGCTGATCCTGCAGGCCGGCACCGGCAACGGTTTCGCCATGGTGTACGCCCTGCTGTTCTCCGCCATCATCTGGAACCTCGGCACCTGGTGGCTCGGGCTGCCCGCCTCGTCGTCGCATACGCTGATCGGCTCGATTATCGGCGTCGGCGTGGCCAACGCTCTGATCCACGGCCGCACCGGCACCAGCGGCGTGGACTGGGGCCAGGCGATCAAGGTGGGCTACGCGCTGCTGCTGTCGCCGGTGATCGGCTTCGTGTTCGCCGGCCTGCTGCTGCTGGCGCTGAAGCTGTTCGTCAAGAACCGCCAGCTGTACAGCGCGCCTAAGGACAATAGCCCGCCGCCGCTGTGGATCCGCGGATTGCTGATCCTCACCTGCACCGGCGTTTCCTTTGCCCACGGCTCCAACGACGGGCAGAAAGGCATGGGCCTTATCATGCTGATCCTGGTGGGCACCATGCCGATCGCCTACGCCCTGAACCGTTCGATGCCGCCGGAGCAGATCCCCCGGGTGGCGGCGCTGGCGGAAGTGACCAAAAACGAGCTGCTGCGCCAGTTCCCGGCCGGCCGCCAAACGCCGCCGCGCGAGGTGCTGACCGGCTATGTGCGCACCAGCGAACTGACGCCGGAGGTGGTGCCGGCGCTGGCGCAGCTGGCCGGCGCGATCGGCGATCAAATCCGTCAGTACGGCTCGGTCGACAAGATCCCGGCGCAGGCGGTGTCGAACACCCGCAATGACATGTACCTGGCGTCCGAGACCATCAAGCACCTGAAGGCAGAGCGTCAGTTGCAGATCAATTCCGATGCGCAGCGCAACCTCGACGCGTTGAAAGGCGAACTCGACAACGCCACCCGCTTCATTCCCTTTTGGGTGAAAGTGGTGGTGGCGATTGCGCTGGGGCTCGGCACCATGGTTGGCTGGCGCCGCATCGTGGTGACGGTGGGCGAAAAGATCGGTAAATCGCACCTGACCTACGCCCAGGGCGCCAGCGCCGAACTGGTGGCGATGACCACCATCGGCGCGGCCGACGCCTTCGGTTTGCCGGTTTCGACCACGCACGTACTTTCGTCCGGCATCGCCGGCACCATGGCCGCCAACCGCTCCGGCCTGCAGATGGCCACCCTGCGCAATCTGCTGATGGCCTGGGTGCTGACGCTGCCGGCCTCGGTACTGCTGTCGGCGGTGCTGTACTGGATCTTCAACCATTTCTAA